A window of the Proteus terrae subsp. cibarius genome harbors these coding sequences:
- a CDS encoding LysR family transcriptional regulator yields the protein MQNQIDRIRSFIAVVDTGSFTQAAKYLRLSKSMVSIHIKALETELDSSLLNRNTRRFSLTETGEMLYQDFRLVLSQLEQTLDKARLGHQELQGSLRLSSTAEFGEHYILPLLNQFMQLHPKLKVQYAFNSSIEDLINHKLDLVIRLGTLKDSNYRSTKLADYEINLVISPDLLQKFSIKTIDDLSAIPYLANSNLRQSKLSSSSEFNTLLSQLAQDAYFETNTIVALKKMVLAHSGMTILPHWYIQQELLEKKLVVLFPDVSLLTQSVNIIFPYSEYIPRKTRLFIDYLKENIQL from the coding sequence ATGCAAAACCAAATTGATCGAATTCGCTCTTTTATTGCGGTTGTTGACACCGGATCATTTACTCAAGCAGCAAAATATTTACGCCTAAGTAAATCGATGGTAAGTATTCATATCAAAGCATTAGAAACAGAATTGGATTCGTCATTACTCAATCGTAATACGCGACGATTCTCACTCACTGAAACAGGTGAAATGCTTTATCAAGATTTCCGCCTCGTGTTAAGTCAGTTAGAACAAACATTGGATAAGGCACGATTAGGACATCAAGAATTACAGGGATCGTTGCGGCTAAGTTCGACTGCGGAATTTGGTGAACACTATATTTTGCCGTTACTTAATCAATTTATGCAATTACATCCAAAGCTAAAAGTGCAGTATGCGTTTAATTCTTCCATTGAGGACTTAATAAATCATAAACTTGATCTCGTGATCCGCCTTGGCACATTAAAAGACAGCAATTACCGATCTACAAAACTGGCTGATTATGAGATAAATTTGGTTATCTCTCCTGATTTATTGCAGAAGTTCTCAATAAAAACTATCGACGACTTGAGCGCTATTCCTTATTTAGCAAATAGTAATTTACGTCAAAGTAAGCTTTCATCATCTTCCGAATTTAATACCCTACTCTCTCAGTTAGCTCAAGATGCTTATTTTGAGACCAATACCATTGTGGCATTAAAAAAAATGGTACTCGCACACTCTGGGATGACTATTTTGCCACATTGGTACATTCAACAAGAGTTATTAGAAAAAAAATTAGTTGTACTATTTCCTGATGTTTCCCTGTTAACACAATCCGTTAATATTATTTTCCCTTATAGCGAATATATTCCAAGAAAAACACGTCTCTTTATTGATTACTTAAAAGAAAATATCCAGCTATAA
- the tolB gene encoding Tol-Pal system beta propeller repeat protein TolB has product MKQALNVIFGLLILCVTTLANAEVRIEITQGVNTARPIGVVPFKWEGTGQMPEDVAGIIAADLRNSGKFNPIDVSRIPQQPVTASEVQPALWTALGIDSVVVGRVQPSADGQYLVSYQLVDVAGSPGAVLSQSEFKVPSKWLRYSAHTASDEVFEKLTGIRGAFRTRIAYVVVTNGGAYPYELRVSDYDGFNQDRVYRSSQPLMSPAWSPDGAKLAYVTFESGQSALVVQTLATGEIRQIASFPRHNGAPSFSPDGSKLAFALSKSGSLNLYVMDLASGNMTQVTNGRSNNTEPTWMPDGQTLVYTSDQGGNPQIYKVNINGGTPERITWEGKQNQNPAVSPDGSFLVMVSSESGRQHIAKQDLETNSVQYLTDTFLDETPSIAPNGTMVIYSSTQGLGTILQLVSTDGRFKARLPATDGQVKAPAWSPFM; this is encoded by the coding sequence ATGAAGCAGGCATTAAATGTTATTTTCGGACTTTTAATTTTATGCGTAACCACTCTGGCCAACGCTGAGGTTCGAATTGAAATTACACAAGGGGTGAATACTGCTCGCCCTATCGGTGTCGTTCCTTTTAAATGGGAAGGTACTGGTCAAATGCCAGAAGATGTTGCTGGTATCATTGCAGCTGATTTACGAAATAGCGGAAAATTCAATCCGATTGATGTATCTCGTATACCTCAACAACCGGTTACTGCTTCTGAAGTCCAGCCTGCACTTTGGACGGCATTAGGCATTGATTCTGTTGTTGTGGGACGTGTGCAACCATCAGCGGATGGTCAATATTTAGTTAGCTATCAGTTAGTGGATGTTGCTGGCTCACCGGGTGCAGTTTTATCTCAAAGTGAGTTTAAAGTGCCATCTAAATGGTTACGTTACTCTGCACATACTGCTAGTGATGAAGTGTTTGAAAAACTGACTGGTATTCGTGGTGCATTCCGTACACGTATTGCTTATGTTGTTGTGACAAATGGTGGCGCATATCCTTATGAATTGCGCGTTTCAGATTATGATGGATTTAACCAAGATCGTGTTTATCGTTCATCACAGCCATTAATGTCACCAGCATGGTCGCCAGATGGTGCTAAACTTGCATATGTGACCTTTGAAAGCGGTCAATCTGCTTTAGTAGTACAAACATTAGCAACAGGTGAAATTCGCCAAATTGCATCATTCCCAAGACATAATGGTGCACCTTCGTTTTCACCTGATGGTTCTAAACTTGCATTTGCTCTTTCTAAGAGCGGTAGCTTAAATCTGTATGTTATGGATTTAGCGAGTGGGAATATGACTCAGGTAACCAATGGCAGAAGTAATAATACCGAGCCAACTTGGATGCCAGATGGACAAACTTTGGTCTATACTTCAGATCAAGGTGGAAATCCTCAGATTTATAAGGTTAATATTAACGGTGGAACACCAGAGCGTATTACTTGGGAAGGTAAACAAAACCAGAACCCAGCAGTAAGCCCAGATGGTAGTTTCTTAGTTATGGTGAGTTCTGAAAGCGGTAGGCAACATATCGCTAAGCAGGATCTGGAAACGAATTCCGTACAATATCTAACAGATACGTTTCTGGATGAAACGCCAAGCATCGCGCCTAACGGCACAATGGTTATTTATAGCTCTACACAAGGCTTAGGCACCATTTTGCAGCTAGTATCGACTGATGGACGTTTCAAAGCGCGTCTTCCGGCGACTGATGGTCAGGTTAAAGCACCTGCCTGGTCACCGTTTATGTGA
- the cydA gene encoding cytochrome ubiquinol oxidase subunit I: protein MFDIVELSRLQFALTAMYHFLFVPLTLGMAFMLAIMETIYVLSGKQVYKDMTKFWGKLFGINFALGVATGLTMEFQFGTNWSYFSHYVGDIFGAPLAIEGLMAFFLESTFVGLFFFGWDRLGKKQHLMVTWLVAFGSNFSALWILVANGWMQNPVAADFNFETMRMEMLSFADLVLNPVAQVKFVHTVAAGYCTGAFFVLGISSYYLLKGRDIGFAKRSFAVAATFGIAAVLSVIVLGDESGYEMGDVQKTKLAAIEGEWHTEAAPAAFNLIAFPNQEKMENSFALQIPYVMGIIATRSFDTPVLGLNDLMGQHEVRIRNGMKAYELLSELRAGNTDPAIRAAFNDAKQDLGYGLLLKRYTENVVDATEEQIKSAAKDTIPNVAPLFWSFRIMVAAGFLMLLVVAISFWTVLSNRIGNYKWLLRAALFSIPLPWIAVEAGWFVAEYGRQPWAIGEILPTAVATSSLTQADILVSMGLICGLYTLFLVAEMFLMFKFGRLGPSSLKTGRYHFEQKTASSQSK, encoded by the coding sequence ATGTTTGATATTGTCGAACTGTCACGGTTACAGTTTGCCTTAACAGCAATGTATCACTTCCTGTTTGTCCCATTAACGCTGGGTATGGCGTTTATGCTGGCAATCATGGAAACGATATATGTTCTGTCGGGTAAACAAGTTTACAAAGATATGACAAAGTTCTGGGGTAAGTTATTTGGTATTAACTTTGCTCTGGGTGTCGCAACTGGGTTGACCATGGAGTTCCAATTTGGTACTAACTGGTCATATTTCTCTCATTACGTCGGTGATATCTTCGGTGCGCCTTTAGCAATCGAAGGTCTGATGGCGTTCTTCTTAGAATCAACTTTCGTTGGATTGTTCTTCTTTGGCTGGGATCGCTTAGGTAAGAAGCAGCACTTGATGGTAACTTGGTTAGTTGCTTTCGGTTCTAACTTCTCTGCTCTGTGGATCCTTGTTGCGAATGGTTGGATGCAAAACCCTGTCGCTGCAGACTTTAACTTTGAAACCATGCGAATGGAAATGTTGAGTTTTGCTGATCTGGTTTTAAACCCTGTCGCTCAAGTTAAATTTGTTCACACCGTTGCTGCTGGTTACTGTACTGGTGCATTCTTTGTTCTGGGTATCAGCTCTTACTACCTGCTCAAAGGTCGTGATATCGGTTTTGCAAAACGTTCTTTCGCAGTTGCTGCTACTTTTGGTATCGCTGCTGTATTATCTGTTATCGTACTGGGTGATGAATCTGGTTACGAAATGGGTGACGTACAGAAAACCAAACTGGCTGCAATTGAAGGTGAATGGCATACAGAAGCAGCTCCAGCTGCATTTAATCTGATTGCATTCCCTAACCAAGAAAAAATGGAAAACTCGTTTGCATTACAAATCCCTTATGTCATGGGTATTATTGCAACACGTTCTTTCGATACGCCTGTATTAGGTCTTAATGATCTGATGGGTCAGCATGAAGTTCGTATTCGTAACGGTATGAAAGCTTACGAATTATTAAGCGAATTACGCGCAGGTAATACTGATCCTGCTATTCGTGCTGCATTTAATGACGCTAAACAAGATTTAGGCTACGGCTTACTACTGAAGCGTTATACTGAAAATGTTGTCGATGCAACAGAAGAACAAATCAAATCTGCTGCAAAAGACACTATTCCTAATGTCGCACCACTATTCTGGTCATTCCGTATCATGGTTGCCGCAGGCTTCCTGATGTTACTGGTTGTTGCGATTTCCTTCTGGACAGTTCTGTCTAACCGTATTGGTAACTATAAATGGTTACTACGTGCTGCTCTGTTTAGTATTCCATTACCGTGGATTGCAGTTGAAGCAGGTTGGTTTGTTGCAGAATATGGACGTCAACCATGGGCGATTGGTGAAATCCTGCCTACGGCTGTAGCAACTTCTTCACTGACACAGGCTGATATCCTAGTATCTATGGGTCTTATCTGTGGTCTGTACACACTGTTCCTAGTTGCTGAAATGTTCCTGATGTTCAAATTTGGTCGCCTTGGGCCGAGTAGCCTGAAGACGGGTCGCTATCACTTTGAACAGAAGACAGCTTCTTCTCAAAGTAAGTAA
- a CDS encoding MFS transporter, giving the protein MTYRYRIASIFLLGFFIDCINIFMSAIALPAIADDMQISIVSVTWVSNSYILGLTLIIPLSHWLSQRFGIKALMVTSMLMFSLSVALVGYSHSFSELIFWRFIQGVSGGLLIPIGQALTFQYFQGYERSKISTLIMAIALIAPAISPTLGGFIVDVVSWRWVFYSNIPFSLLTAFLAFIWVKEPLPKENSMPDIKGIILISLIIVSGLFALSAYGEYHSTLFALVIAVFSIIFAVLYYYHYRHHSSPVINLALLKNRNLSLSIFIYYCIPGVFTGVNILAIFYLQQYLKFTGQGTGVFMLLYALGAFISMTISGALYNKLGMKRLFIIALLLHSIGISLLIFINSSSDILLLIIAYLIIGMGGGIGANTAQTTALYDFGAQKLVQASVIWNINRQVVFSVGATMVAMLFNILSLFYLPQTAYSMTFLICALIGILPLILLFTLKKKVITQEIQDEY; this is encoded by the coding sequence ATGACTTACCGCTATCGAATTGCATCTATATTTCTGCTGGGCTTCTTTATAGATTGTATTAATATTTTTATGTCAGCCATTGCATTACCTGCAATTGCCGATGATATGCAGATCTCTATCGTTTCTGTTACATGGGTTTCAAATAGTTATATTTTGGGATTAACGTTAATTATTCCATTGAGCCACTGGTTATCCCAACGTTTTGGAATTAAAGCATTGATGGTAACGTCAATGTTGATGTTTAGTCTATCCGTTGCATTAGTGGGATACTCCCACTCTTTTAGTGAACTTATTTTTTGGCGTTTTATTCAAGGCGTGAGTGGTGGATTGTTAATCCCAATAGGGCAAGCATTAACCTTTCAATATTTTCAAGGATATGAGAGAAGTAAAATCTCTACGCTAATTATGGCAATAGCTTTAATTGCACCTGCAATATCGCCAACATTAGGCGGATTTATTGTTGATGTTGTTTCGTGGCGTTGGGTTTTTTATAGCAATATTCCATTCTCATTGTTAACCGCATTTCTAGCTTTTATCTGGGTAAAAGAGCCTTTACCTAAAGAAAATTCTATGCCTGATATTAAAGGTATCATTCTTATTAGTCTGATCATTGTATCTGGATTGTTCGCGTTATCTGCTTATGGTGAATACCACTCAACATTATTTGCTTTAGTGATTGCCGTATTCTCAATAATTTTTGCTGTACTTTATTATTACCATTATCGACACCATTCATCACCGGTTATTAATTTAGCATTATTAAAAAATAGAAATCTATCACTCTCTATTTTTATTTATTACTGTATTCCCGGTGTTTTTACTGGAGTAAATATTCTCGCTATTTTTTATTTACAACAATATTTAAAATTTACAGGTCAAGGTACGGGTGTTTTTATGTTGTTGTATGCACTGGGTGCTTTTATTTCAATGACAATAAGTGGTGCGCTTTATAATAAATTAGGAATGAAACGCTTATTTATTATTGCATTGCTATTACATAGCATTGGTATTTCTTTATTAATATTTATAAATAGTAGTAGCGATATACTATTACTTATTATTGCTTATCTAATTATTGGTATGGGGGGCGGGATTGGCGCTAACACCGCACAAACCACGGCGTTGTATGATTTTGGTGCACAAAAATTAGTTCAAGCAAGTGTTATTTGGAATATTAATAGACAGGTTGTTTTTAGTGTCGGGGCAACTATGGTTGCTATGTTATTTAATATTCTTTCTCTTTTTTATTTACCACAAACAGCTTATAGCATGACTTTTTTAATATGCGCATTAATAGGCATATTACCTCTTATTTTATTATTTACATTAAAGAAAAAAGTTATTACGCAGGAAATACAAGATGAATATTAA
- the tolQ gene encoding Tol-Pal system protein TolQ, translated as MADMNVIDLFLKAGLLVKLIMLLLIGFSIASWAIIIQRTKVLNAADREAADFEDKFWSGTDLARLYKDSQARRDELSGSEQIFHSGFKEFARLHQASVHAPDAVVNGASRAMRVSFNRELESLENHIPFLGTVGSISPYIGLFGTVWGIMHAFIALGSVKQATLQMVAPGIAEALIATAIGLFAAIPAVMAYNRFTQRVNKLEQSYDNFMEEFLTILHRQAFASAEKK; from the coding sequence GTGGCTGACATGAATGTTATCGATCTCTTTCTAAAAGCAGGGCTTTTAGTCAAGTTGATCATGTTGCTTTTAATCGGATTTTCTATTGCATCTTGGGCGATTATTATTCAGCGAACTAAAGTTCTGAATGCCGCCGATCGTGAAGCTGCAGATTTTGAAGATAAATTCTGGTCAGGTACTGATTTGGCTCGTTTATATAAAGATAGCCAAGCTCGTCGTGATGAGTTATCTGGCTCAGAGCAAATTTTTCATTCTGGCTTTAAAGAGTTTGCGCGTTTGCATCAAGCAAGCGTTCATGCACCTGATGCGGTTGTTAATGGTGCATCAAGGGCAATGCGTGTCTCTTTCAATCGTGAATTAGAATCTTTAGAAAATCATATTCCTTTCCTTGGTACTGTTGGTTCTATCAGTCCATATATTGGTCTGTTCGGTACAGTTTGGGGGATCATGCACGCATTTATTGCATTAGGTAGCGTTAAACAAGCAACATTACAAATGGTCGCCCCCGGCATTGCTGAAGCTCTAATTGCAACAGCTATCGGTTTATTTGCGGCAATCCCCGCAGTTATGGCTTATAACCGGTTTACGCAGCGTGTAAATAAACTGGAACAAAGTTACGATAACTTTATGGAAGAGTTCCTGACGATTTTACATCGCCAAGCTTTTGCCTCCGCAGAAAAGAAATAG
- the pal gene encoding peptidoglycan-associated lipoprotein Pal — protein sequence MQLNKVFKGLMLALPLVAVAACSSNKNDDQADTNNVPVVEQGPTAEELARQQLEQLKQQNIVYFGFDKYDISSDYANLLDAHAAFLRANPSVRITVEGHADERGTPEYNIALGERRANAVKMYLQGKGVSADQLSIVSYGKEKPAVLGHDEAAYAKNRRAVLDY from the coding sequence ATGCAATTAAACAAAGTGTTTAAAGGGTTGATGTTAGCATTACCACTCGTTGCTGTTGCAGCATGTAGCTCAAACAAAAACGACGATCAAGCTGATACAAACAATGTACCAGTTGTTGAACAAGGTCCTACTGCTGAAGAATTAGCACGTCAGCAATTAGAACAACTGAAACAACAAAACATCGTTTACTTCGGTTTCGACAAATATGACATTAGCTCAGACTACGCTAACCTGTTAGACGCACACGCTGCATTCCTGCGTGCAAATCCATCAGTACGTATCACTGTAGAAGGTCATGCTGACGAACGCGGTACTCCAGAATACAACATCGCTCTGGGCGAACGTCGTGCTAACGCTGTGAAAATGTACCTGCAAGGTAAAGGCGTATCAGCTGATCAACTGTCAATCGTTTCTTACGGTAAAGAAAAACCAGCTGTACTGGGTCATGACGAAGCCGCTTACGCGAAAAACCGTCGTGCAGTACTGGATTACTAA
- the tolA gene encoding cell envelope integrity protein TolA, which translates to MGKKTKPIRSKLSGSVILSTALHLLVIALLIWGSLTQKWDLGGGGGEDGQVIDAIMVDPNAVVQQYNQQKAQQANVQKAEQERKERAEQQEEELRQQQIKEQERLKTLEVERLQAKEAAEAQKREAALAAAKAKEEQKVAEEAAAQAKAERDRILKEQADAKQQAEAEAKKQAELAAKQKAEEAKAKAEADAKAKAEADAKAKAEADAKAKAAAEAKAKAAAEAKAKAAAQQQSKAVDSLLDGLMADGNKQSGASAAGQGGGNRTGANDAGIDRYTGQVKIAIEQKFFDSDLYKGRKCDLKISIAPDGMLVSAKAVGGDPALCQVALQAAKMATLPKPPKDIYEKVKSPTIEFKP; encoded by the coding sequence GTGGGAAAGAAGACGAAACCAATCCGAAGTAAATTGAGCGGTTCAGTTATCTTGTCTACCGCCTTGCATTTACTCGTTATCGCATTGCTTATCTGGGGGTCATTAACTCAGAAATGGGATTTAGGTGGTGGCGGTGGAGAAGACGGGCAAGTTATTGATGCTATTATGGTCGATCCTAATGCTGTGGTACAACAGTATAATCAGCAGAAAGCACAACAAGCTAACGTCCAAAAAGCCGAGCAAGAGCGTAAAGAGCGTGCAGAGCAACAAGAAGAAGAGTTGCGCCAGCAGCAAATAAAAGAACAAGAGCGTTTGAAAACGTTAGAAGTTGAACGTTTACAAGCTAAAGAGGCGGCAGAAGCTCAAAAACGTGAAGCTGCATTAGCCGCTGCAAAAGCAAAAGAAGAACAAAAAGTTGCAGAAGAAGCGGCTGCGCAAGCGAAAGCAGAGCGTGATCGCATCTTAAAAGAACAAGCGGATGCTAAACAACAAGCTGAAGCCGAAGCAAAAAAACAAGCTGAGTTAGCAGCAAAACAAAAAGCGGAAGAGGCGAAAGCTAAAGCCGAGGCAGATGCTAAAGCTAAAGCAGAGGCCGATGCAAAAGCGAAAGCTGAAGCGGATGCTAAAGCAAAAGCCGCAGCAGAGGCAAAAGCTAAAGCTGCTGCGGAAGCTAAAGCCAAAGCAGCAGCCCAGCAACAGAGTAAAGCCGTCGATAGTTTGCTTGATGGTTTAATGGCTGATGGCAATAAACAAAGCGGAGCATCAGCTGCAGGGCAAGGTGGTGGAAATCGCACTGGTGCAAATGATGCTGGTATTGATCGCTATACAGGGCAAGTGAAAATTGCTATTGAGCAGAAGTTTTTTGATTCTGATTTATACAAAGGTCGTAAGTGTGATCTTAAAATAAGTATTGCACCAGACGGAATGTTGGTAAGCGCGAAAGCGGTAGGTGGAGATCCGGCTTTATGCCAAGTCGCATTACAAGCGGCTAAAATGGCAACATTACCTAAGCCACCAAAGGATATTTACGAGAAAGTAAAATCACCGACAATTGAGTTTAAGCCATAA
- a CDS encoding DUF4440 domain-containing protein has translation MNINIDSIIESIKSLHDEIEMVFTQYPLSVDAITKIENLLSQEFSMVGISGKVVSYDDVIAMFRQNAGKRSGLKIKTDNYKIIYQSDCLALVRYQETHSENKKILIRESVALLRRNSHDECWQWHYLHETPISNN, from the coding sequence ATGAATATTAATATTGACTCAATTATAGAAAGCATTAAATCTTTGCATGACGAGATTGAAATGGTTTTTACGCAATATCCCCTATCAGTCGATGCTATTACAAAAATAGAAAATCTTTTATCTCAAGAGTTTTCAATGGTAGGGATCAGTGGAAAAGTAGTGAGTTATGATGATGTTATCGCAATGTTCAGACAAAATGCAGGAAAAAGAAGTGGCCTGAAAATAAAAACAGACAATTATAAAATAATTTACCAGTCCGATTGTTTGGCGCTTGTCAGATATCAAGAAACACACAGTGAAAATAAGAAAATTCTTATACGCGAATCTGTGGCATTATTGAGACGCAATTCTCATGATGAGTGTTGGCAGTGGCACTATCTTCATGAAACACCAATCTCAAATAATTGA
- the ybgC gene encoding tol-pal system-associated acyl-CoA thioesterase translates to MQFLWPVRVYYEDTDAGGVVYHASYLKYFERARTELLREKGFHQHDLREYDHVVFVVRKLSIEYIAPARLDNLLQIESEITTLRGASMTFSQKIINEDGCVLCSAEVLVVCVDSSKMKPVALPKSIIAEFK, encoded by the coding sequence ATGCAGTTTCTTTGGCCTGTTCGTGTTTATTATGAAGATACTGATGCCGGTGGTGTTGTTTATCACGCCAGTTATCTGAAGTATTTTGAACGTGCTAGAACTGAACTACTCAGAGAAAAAGGTTTTCATCAGCATGATTTACGGGAGTATGATCATGTTGTATTTGTTGTACGTAAATTATCAATAGAATATATTGCGCCAGCTCGACTTGATAATCTTTTGCAAATAGAAAGTGAAATTACCACATTGCGTGGTGCTTCAATGACATTTTCTCAAAAGATTATTAATGAAGATGGTTGTGTATTGTGTAGCGCAGAAGTGCTTGTTGTCTGCGTAGATTCATCAAAAATGAAGCCAGTAGCGCTTCCTAAGTCCATTATCGCGGAGTTTAAGTAG
- the cydX gene encoding cytochrome bd-I oxidase subunit CydX, with protein MWYFAWLLGTLFACSIAVIAGLAFEHAEAKKTSESEE; from the coding sequence ATGTGGTATTTTGCATGGCTTCTCGGAACGCTCTTCGCTTGTAGTATTGCGGTGATCGCAGGACTGGCTTTCGAGCACGCTGAAGCGAAAAAAACTTCAGAAAGTGAAGAATAA
- the tolR gene encoding colicin uptake protein TolR codes for MARGRSSRRGVKSEINIVPLLDVLLVLLLIFMATAPIISQSVEVDLPEATETQTVSSSDNPPVIVEVAGVGQYNIRVDQEVLELLPQEQIMAEAKRQLEKNPKVVFLIGGAKDVPYDEIIKALNMLRQAGVKSVGLMTQPM; via the coding sequence ATGGCACGGGGTCGCAGTAGCCGCCGAGGCGTAAAATCAGAGATTAACATTGTTCCTTTGCTAGACGTATTATTAGTGCTGTTACTTATTTTTATGGCAACAGCACCTATTATCTCGCAAAGTGTTGAAGTTGATCTTCCTGAAGCAACAGAGACACAAACTGTTTCAAGTAGCGATAACCCTCCTGTAATTGTCGAAGTTGCAGGTGTTGGGCAATACAACATTCGTGTTGATCAGGAAGTATTAGAATTATTACCACAAGAACAGATTATGGCTGAAGCCAAACGACAATTGGAAAAAAATCCGAAAGTTGTATTTCTTATTGGCGGTGCTAAAGATGTTCCTTATGATGAGATAATTAAAGCACTCAACATGTTACGTCAAGCAGGTGTTAAATCTGTAGGTTTAATGACTCAGCCTATGTAA
- the ybgE gene encoding cyd operon protein YbgE: MLDKSYQLLDKGPIRALVLIMALVMAFCVMWDPSRFAANTSSLAIWQGILLIWSVCAGATFGLAFRPKHVVAKCLLHPIPAIIILVVGLSYFFF; the protein is encoded by the coding sequence ATGTTGGATAAAAGCTACCAACTACTAGACAAGGGCCCTATTAGGGCTCTTGTTTTAATCATGGCGTTGGTAATGGCATTTTGTGTCATGTGGGATCCTAGCCGATTTGCAGCGAACACCAGTTCACTAGCAATTTGGCAAGGGATCCTTCTTATTTGGTCTGTGTGTGCTGGTGCAACTTTTGGTTTAGCATTTCGCCCTAAACATGTTGTCGCAAAATGTTTATTACATCCAATCCCTGCAATTATTATTTTAGTTGTTGGGCTAAGTTACTTTTTCTTCTAA
- the cydB gene encoding cytochrome d ubiquinol oxidase subunit II: MFDYEVLRFVWWLLVGILLIGFAVTDGFDMGVGVLLRVIAKDDTERRILINSVAPHWDGNQVWLITAGGALFAAWPMVYAAAFSGFYFGMIFVLAALFFRPVGFDYRSKLESPKWRGMWDWGIFIGSFVPPLVIGVAFGNLLQGVPLEVDSMQRVSYNGTTNALINLLSLLNPYGLLAGVISLMMIVAHGASYLQMRTTGELHERTRKATYITSLITFVAFALAGVWLIYGIDGFVITSAIDTAGPSSPLLKTVSHEAGAWMNNYNNYPVLWALPALGLLCPLLAIVATKANKGGWAFLFTSLTIACVILTCGVTMFPFVMPSSTFPDVSLTMWDATSSLFTLQVMTVVAIIFVPIVLLYTIWCYWKMHGRLDKKFIEGNNHTLY; the protein is encoded by the coding sequence ATGTTTGATTATGAAGTATTGCGGTTTGTTTGGTGGCTACTGGTTGGTATCTTACTGATCGGATTTGCGGTCACCGATGGTTTTGATATGGGTGTCGGTGTGTTACTACGCGTTATCGCGAAAGATGACACTGAACGCCGTATTTTAATTAACTCTGTTGCACCTCACTGGGATGGTAACCAAGTATGGTTAATCACAGCAGGTGGTGCATTATTCGCTGCATGGCCAATGGTTTATGCTGCGGCATTCTCAGGTTTCTATTTCGGTATGATCTTCGTACTGGCGGCATTATTCTTCCGTCCAGTAGGCTTTGACTACCGTTCTAAATTAGAATCACCAAAATGGCGTGGCATGTGGGATTGGGGTATCTTTATTGGTAGCTTCGTTCCACCATTAGTTATCGGTGTTGCTTTTGGTAACCTGTTACAAGGTGTTCCATTAGAAGTCGATAGTATGCAACGTGTATCTTATAACGGTACGACTAATGCGCTGATTAATCTGTTAAGTCTATTAAACCCATACGGCTTACTCGCAGGTGTTATTAGTTTAATGATGATCGTTGCACATGGTGCAAGCTATCTTCAAATGCGTACTACTGGTGAGTTACATGAGCGTACTCGTAAAGCAACTTACATTACCTCTTTAATCACTTTCGTTGCTTTTGCATTAGCAGGCGTGTGGTTAATTTATGGTATTGATGGTTTCGTTATTACAAGTGCTATTGATACCGCAGGTCCTTCATCTCCACTGCTGAAAACAGTTTCTCACGAAGCTGGTGCTTGGATGAATAACTACAACAACTATCCAGTATTATGGGCTCTGCCTGCATTAGGTCTGTTATGTCCTTTACTGGCGATTGTTGCAACTAAAGCAAATAAAGGTGGTTGGGCATTCCTGTTCACTTCACTGACAATTGCTTGTGTTATCCTGACTTGTGGTGTGACTATGTTCCCATTTGTGATGCCTTCAAGCACTTTCCCAGATGTGAGCTTAACAATGTGGGATGCAACTTCTAGCCTGTTTACTCTTCAGGTAATGACAGTTGTTGCGATTATCTTCGTACCTATCGTTCTCCTTTACACCATCTGGTGTTACTGGAAAATGCATGGTCGCCTCGATAAGAAATTTATCGAAGGCAATAATCATACTCTGTACTAA